In Pseudoalteromonas tetraodonis, the genomic window CCCCGATCATTTGCAATATAAGTTGGCGTTATTTTTAGAGTATGGCGAGCAAGCACAAAGCGCTATTCCGGACCCTTACTATGGCGGTGATGATGGCTTTGAAAAGGTACTTGATTTAATAGAGGCCGCCAGCGATAACATTTTAGCTAAGTTAAAGTAGAATAAACTAAAAAGGCGCTTAAAGCGCCTTTGGTATGTTATTAACGGTTTACTTTAAAGTCGAGCTGTACTTTGGAAGTTGCTGCAACCGCTTTTCCATGTTCAAACTTAGGTGCATAACGCCATTGCGCTAATGCTTCTACTGCCGATTTTTCAAAGGCCACGCCACCTTCAGAACTAATTACTTGCGGATTTTTTACAAAGCCAGACTCATCTACTTCAAACTCCATAACTACACTGCCATCTTTACTAAATCGCGCCTTGTTTTTAGGGTATTTAGGGTTAACGCGGTATAGCGGCTTTTGCTCTTGGCTTTCTTTCCACGGCACCATTTTAGCAATCGCGATGCAGTGTTTGGTGGCTTCATCACTTTTGCCTTGTTTTTCATACAAGCCAATCAATCTTGAGTGTGCGGTAAGCTCGGCGTTGTGATCGTAACTTAAGCTTTCATCAAACACATTTACTACACGGTTAAGTCGTTCTATTGCTTGATCGTATCTTTTTCGACCTTCCGCAAATGACGCCATTAAAAAATCAGCTTTTATTTGTTCAACTGAGTTTTTAGGTAAGTTAGCCAGATAATACTCATCGGCTTCTTCTAGGTAGTTTTTAGCTTCTCGGTATTTTTCATAGCTGAATTTATTAGCTAGTATGGTTGCCGCTTCTAGTTTCATATCAGCCACAAACTTAGGGTTGTTTTGTGTGTTTGCGATTGCTATCACTTGCTCTAAATAATAATCCGCTTTTTGAGCAGAAGGGGCAAAACTAGCCATACCGACTAAAGCATCAATGGTTTCAGGCGATTGCTTACCATGGTTAGTAGCTAAAATAGTATAGGCTTGTTGATAGAGCGAAAAACGCTTTTCAATCCACTGTTTACCGTATCGATTAATTGATTTTGCATAGTTAATCGCTAAGTTTGCGGTGTTATCAGCATTTTCACCGTAAACAGTTTTACCTAATGTGTAAGCCTGCTCCGCGGCTTGTTGCACATTTTCTTTGGTTTTAATCGCATTTAAGTAATTTTGATACGCGTCGTTGAAAACGGCTTGAGCGTTATTTGTTTGTTCGGCAAATGACGTGGTGCTCAATACAGATAAACCTAAGCCCATCAGTAATGCAAGTTTGTTTAATTTCATAATGATCCCTATTATTTGTCGATAACAAATTAGCAAATCCTTATGTATATGTCATCACTTTAGGTAAATCAAGGTAAACGCTCGCTAGTAATATATTTGCGGTTTAAGATTGAAAATAGTCGCTATCGTCGCCATATATTTGCCATAAACAGTCTTGTACTACGGTGTATTTAACCTATTTTGTGATATTATCACTTTATCGTGTCGTAGTTTTTTAATATTTGGATTGGTCGTGGCGCAAGTAAGAGCAAGAGTCCAGCTTAATGTTGGCAAAAATAGTGATATTCCTGCAGAAATTATTTCCTTTAGTGGCTTAAAAGATGGCCAAGAGCATGTTGCGTTAGTGTTTAAAAACGCCGATACCGAGCAAGATGTTCCGCTTATTCGTATGCACTCTGAATGCTTAACCGGTGATGTGTTTCACTCGTCACGTTGTGATTGCGGTGAGCAGTTAAATGAGTGTATTGAAATGATGCACGAACAAGGCGGTATTTTACTTTATTTACGCCAAGAAGGGCGTGGTATTGGTTTATATAATAAAATTGATGCGTATGTACTGCAGTCACAAGGTATGAACACTTACGAGGCCAACAATCATTTGGGCTTTGCTGATGATTTACGTGATTTTTCGGATGCTGTATTAATGCTCAATGCGCTTAATTTAAAGCATGTAAAATTAATGACTAACAATCCTAAAAAGCTTAACGCATTAAAAGATGCTGGCATAGAGGTGGACTCTGTTGTGGGCACTCATGCACACATTAAAGCTGGGCTTTCAGGTAACAAGGCGTATTTAGAGACTAAAATTAAGCATGGCTCTCATATGCTAGATATTAAGAAAATTAAAAAACCTTAGGGTCTGTTGACCTTTCAAGGTTAAATTTGCAGCAGTCTGTTTGGTATTTAGGCAAGGCAGAGCCTATGTGGTGTGGTTATTCCCCATAAATAGGCGATAACGCAGCATCAATGCCAAACAGGCGCTGCCCGAAGGGTTCTGCCTAGGGGCGATTTACTCTTTGTTGCCTACATGGATGTAGGTAAGGGGCGTGAGCAGGACGCGGAAGCTTTGCTCGGTTTTGACTTAGCCCACTAGGTTACAAACCTCGCGCCGCGATTAAATCGCCCCTAGTTTGAACAAATTTTAATCCGTAAAGGGCAACAGACCCTAATATTAACGGCATTTATCGCCGCCACCTATGTAATACCAACCAACGCCGAGTTATACTCGGCGTGTTTTGTTT contains:
- a CDS encoding TonB family protein, whose product is MKLNKLALLMGLGLSVLSTTSFAEQTNNAQAVFNDAYQNYLNAIKTKENVQQAAEQAYTLGKTVYGENADNTANLAINYAKSINRYGKQWIEKRFSLYQQAYTILATNHGKQSPETIDALVGMASFAPSAQKADYYLEQVIAIANTQNNPKFVADMKLEAATILANKFSYEKYREAKNYLEEADEYYLANLPKNSVEQIKADFLMASFAEGRKRYDQAIERLNRVVNVFDESLSYDHNAELTAHSRLIGLYEKQGKSDEATKHCIAIAKMVPWKESQEQKPLYRVNPKYPKNKARFSKDGSVVMEFEVDESGFVKNPQVISSEGGVAFEKSAVEALAQWRYAPKFEHGKAVAATSKVQLDFKVNR
- a CDS encoding GTP cyclohydrolase II → MAQVRARVQLNVGKNSDIPAEIISFSGLKDGQEHVALVFKNADTEQDVPLIRMHSECLTGDVFHSSRCDCGEQLNECIEMMHEQGGILLYLRQEGRGIGLYNKIDAYVLQSQGMNTYEANNHLGFADDLRDFSDAVLMLNALNLKHVKLMTNNPKKLNALKDAGIEVDSVVGTHAHIKAGLSGNKAYLETKIKHGSHMLDIKKIKKP